The following are encoded in a window of Alkalibaculum bacchi genomic DNA:
- a CDS encoding flavodoxin family protein gives MKVVAFNGSPRKEGNTYQGIRIICDELEKEDIETEIIQVGSKEIRGCTACNGCAKNRDEKCVLPGDEVNEWIQKIKDADGIVLGAPVHFSGIGGTMKSFLDRAFYVGGNNDSLFRHKVGAALVAVRRSGGSASLDQLNHYLTYSEMVIPTSNYWNILHGTRPGESVKDEEGVQIMRILGKNMAWILKLMENGKGVVATPEMERKTFMNFIR, from the coding sequence ATGAAAGTAGTTGCTTTTAACGGAAGTCCTAGAAAAGAAGGAAATACTTATCAAGGAATACGAATAATATGTGATGAATTAGAAAAAGAAGACATTGAAACAGAGATTATTCAAGTTGGCAGCAAGGAAATACGCGGATGTACTGCTTGTAATGGCTGTGCAAAAAATAGGGACGAAAAATGTGTACTTCCTGGTGATGAAGTCAACGAATGGATTCAAAAGATCAAGGATGCAGACGGTATTGTATTAGGAGCACCAGTTCATTTCTCTGGAATTGGAGGTACTATGAAATCCTTCCTAGACAGAGCTTTCTACGTAGGAGGTAATAACGATAGTTTATTTAGACATAAAGTAGGAGCTGCATTAGTAGCTGTAAGACGATCAGGAGGAAGTGCATCCTTAGATCAACTGAATCACTATTTAACTTACTCAGAAATGGTTATCCCTACGTCTAATTATTGGAACATCCTTCATGGAACAAGACCAGGTGAAAGCGTAAAAGATGAAGAAGGCGTTCAGATTATGAGAATACTTGGAAAAAATATGGCTTGGATATTAAAATTAATGGAAAATGGCAAGGGAGTAGTAGCTACACCAGAGATGGAAAGAAAGACTTTTATGAATTTTATTCGATAA
- the mutY gene encoding A/G-specific adenine glycosylase, producing the protein MNKGYIYEFQNKLLDWYDENRRILPWREDPSAYKVWISEIMLQQTRVDTVIPYFLRFMEAVPSIFALANISEDKLLKLWEGLGYYSRAKNLKKAAQILLEEHNGQMPSDKKDLQSLPGIGPYTSGAIASIAFGQKEPAIDGNVLRIVSRITANTGDIKDKKVNVDIEQMVREVLSENRAGDFNQALMDLGATVCIPNGAPKCIICPLSTLCEGYNQGIAHTLPVKTAKKKRKVEEKTIFVLKYLDQFALRKRSNKGLLSKLWEYPNVDGFISEKEIKQLIKSWGLLTGSVVELNNSKHLFSHIEWHMKAYYIKVEALQKGNDFTWANKKDIEEKYSIPTAFKEYTKYIDQLEDDDSQAM; encoded by the coding sequence ATGAATAAAGGCTATATATACGAATTTCAAAATAAATTACTAGATTGGTACGATGAAAATCGCCGCATACTCCCATGGAGAGAAGATCCTTCTGCTTATAAGGTATGGATATCTGAGATTATGTTACAGCAGACTCGAGTGGATACAGTAATACCTTATTTTCTGAGATTTATGGAGGCTGTTCCTAGTATTTTTGCTTTAGCAAATATCTCTGAAGACAAATTGCTCAAGCTTTGGGAGGGATTAGGCTATTATAGTCGTGCTAAAAATTTGAAGAAAGCTGCACAAATTCTTTTAGAAGAGCATAATGGTCAGATGCCCTCAGATAAAAAGGATTTGCAATCTTTGCCTGGTATAGGTCCTTATACATCGGGGGCTATCGCCTCTATTGCCTTTGGACAAAAAGAGCCTGCGATTGACGGTAATGTCCTTAGAATTGTCTCTAGAATTACTGCGAATACTGGAGATATAAAAGATAAGAAGGTAAATGTAGATATAGAACAAATGGTTAGAGAAGTATTATCAGAAAATCGGGCTGGAGATTTTAATCAAGCTTTAATGGATTTAGGCGCAACAGTTTGCATTCCAAATGGAGCACCTAAATGCATTATTTGCCCTCTTTCTACTCTGTGTGAAGGCTATAATCAGGGAATTGCCCATACCTTACCTGTAAAAACTGCAAAAAAGAAGCGAAAGGTAGAAGAAAAAACCATTTTCGTTTTAAAGTATTTAGATCAATTTGCCTTAAGAAAAAGGTCAAATAAGGGTCTTCTATCAAAACTATGGGAATATCCCAATGTAGATGGTTTTATATCTGAAAAAGAGATAAAACAGTTAATAAAATCTTGGGGACTTTTAACAGGCTCCGTTGTAGAACTTAATAATTCAAAACATTTATTTAGCCACATTGAATGGCATATGAAAGCTTACTATATAAAAGTAGAAGCCTTGCAAAAGGGCAATGACTTTACATGGGCAAACAAAAAAGATATTGAGGAAAAGTACTCCATTCCTACGGCCTTTAAAGAGTATACAAAATATATTGATCAATTAGAAGATGATGACAGCCAAGCTATGTGA
- a CDS encoding transcriptional regulator: protein MSIKEDILKAMKEAGKPISAGEVEKLTGLDRKEIDKAFKELKKENAIVSPIRCKWEPAE, encoded by the coding sequence ATGAGTATTAAAGAAGATATTTTAAAAGCAATGAAAGAGGCAGGAAAGCCAATAAGTGCTGGAGAAGTTGAAAAACTAACTGGTCTAGACCGAAAGGAAATTGATAAGGCATTTAAAGAGCTAAAGAAGGAAAACGCAATCGTCTCACCTATTCGCTGTAAATGGGAACCTGCTGAATAA
- the malQ gene encoding 4-alpha-glucanotransferase — translation MRERSSGILLHISSLPGEYGIGDFGRTAYDFVDFLSKAKQKYWQVLPFGITGYGNCPYSSFSAFAGNPYFIDLDELIRAHYLSNEDVNSSNLSKEGPVDYYYLHQAKMNLLRQAYMNGKEDLQEALSSFYKEQSSWLRHFALYMSLKDKHQNEPWQNWESNYKVLYSDVLKNFEKNNKVEIEFWIFIQYHFFKQWFALKKYANEHGIKIIGDLPIYVAGDSADVWANPELFCLDKDLLPITVSGCPPDAFSTTGQFWGNPIYNWNVMEQDGYSWWVERIKQCFTLYDTVRIDHFRGFEAYWEVKYGSKDAAHGRWVKGPGIKFFNQIKDTLGELDIIAEDLGVYSEELKKLLQDTGYPGMKVLQFAFNSDKDNHHLPHNFNRHCIAYTGTHDNFPVKGWYNQAPHEEKKYALKYLHQCGDEEVHWSIIRNAWSSTAYLAIAQMQDFLGLDENARMNTPSTIGDNWTWRMKKEDLSQELADKIADLTLLYGR, via the coding sequence ATGCGTGAAAGATCTAGTGGAATACTATTACATATATCTTCCTTACCCGGGGAGTACGGAATAGGTGATTTTGGGAGAACTGCTTATGATTTCGTGGATTTCCTATCTAAAGCTAAGCAAAAATATTGGCAGGTGCTCCCCTTTGGAATAACAGGCTATGGAAACTGTCCTTATTCAAGCTTTTCAGCCTTTGCAGGCAATCCGTATTTTATAGATCTTGATGAATTAATAAGAGCACATTATCTCAGTAATGAAGATGTAAATAGTAGCAACTTATCAAAGGAGGGTCCGGTAGATTATTATTATTTACATCAAGCAAAGATGAACTTACTTAGGCAAGCCTATATGAACGGAAAAGAAGATTTACAAGAGGCTTTAAGTTCTTTTTATAAAGAACAGTCTTCTTGGTTACGCCATTTTGCTCTTTATATGTCTTTAAAAGATAAACATCAAAACGAACCTTGGCAAAATTGGGAAAGCAATTATAAAGTTTTGTACTCTGATGTATTAAAGAATTTTGAAAAGAATAATAAAGTGGAAATAGAGTTCTGGATCTTTATACAGTATCACTTTTTTAAACAATGGTTTGCTTTAAAAAAATATGCGAACGAACACGGTATCAAAATCATTGGAGATCTTCCTATTTATGTGGCGGGAGATAGTGCAGATGTATGGGCGAATCCTGAACTTTTTTGTTTAGATAAGGATTTGCTTCCAATAACCGTTTCAGGCTGTCCTCCAGATGCCTTTTCAACAACGGGTCAGTTTTGGGGCAATCCTATCTACAATTGGAATGTAATGGAACAGGATGGATACTCTTGGTGGGTTGAAAGGATAAAACAGTGCTTTACTTTGTATGATACTGTTCGCATAGATCACTTTAGAGGTTTTGAAGCCTATTGGGAAGTGAAGTACGGGTCTAAAGATGCAGCTCACGGAAGATGGGTAAAGGGACCCGGCATTAAATTTTTCAATCAGATTAAAGACACGTTAGGTGAACTAGATATTATTGCAGAGGATTTAGGCGTATATTCAGAAGAATTAAAAAAACTGCTCCAAGATACAGGCTATCCAGGGATGAAAGTCCTTCAATTTGCCTTTAATTCTGATAAAGACAATCATCATTTGCCACATAATTTTAATAGACACTGTATAGCCTATACAGGAACTCATGACAATTTTCCAGTAAAAGGATGGTATAACCAAGCTCCGCATGAAGAAAAAAAATACGCTTTAAAATACCTGCATCAGTGTGGTGATGAAGAAGTTCATTGGAGCATTATAAGAAACGCCTGGAGTTCCACTGCTTACCTAGCAATAGCTCAGATGCAAGACTTCTTAGGCTTAGACGAGAACGCTAGAATGAATACACCTTCTACTATAGGTGATAACTGGACTTGGAGAATGAAAAAAGAAGATCTAAGCCAAGAGCTAGCGGACAAAATAGCAGATTTGACGCTGTTGTATGGAAGATAG
- a CDS encoding FAD-dependent oxidoreductase: MVDKDNLFHEEANSYWISSTEETHHKPLEEDLEVDVAIVGGGMVGIVTAYLLQKSGFKVAIFEKNRIATGASGHTTAKITSQHGLIYHNMIINNDLEIATQYANSNQWAVSFIEDTIKELKIDCDYSKENAYIYTCDSKYLPKIKDEVEAAKRAGIDASFEEESLLPLPILGAVKFSNQGQFHPRKYLLFLAEHVQKEGALIFEGTQIDDIDRGSPCTLNTKGGNIIRANKVVVACHYPFTNNIGFYFTRMVPQRSYVLGVKIKEELPTGMYISAESPTRSIRNQISKEEALLLIGGDSHQTAHGEQEKAHYVNLYDFVKDLYTVEGIPYRWSTQDLMTPDDIPYIGKITSYTDHVYIATGFKKWGMTTSHVAAKVISDLIANNESQWENLYKPYRNLSSKSILKLVVDNIQVAKDLIKGKLEDVTKELPTEPGKGHTVEIDGEKIGAYMDKDGKIYLVDTTCTHLGCELKWNSAEKTWDCPCHGSRFDYKGNILDGPALDKLECKLE, translated from the coding sequence ATGGTTGATAAAGATAATTTATTTCACGAGGAAGCAAATTCTTATTGGATTTCTTCTACAGAAGAAACCCATCATAAACCATTAGAAGAAGACTTAGAAGTTGATGTCGCTATTGTCGGCGGCGGAATGGTGGGCATTGTAACAGCTTATCTCCTGCAAAAAAGTGGATTTAAAGTAGCAATCTTTGAAAAGAACAGAATTGCTACAGGGGCTTCTGGTCATACCACTGCAAAAATCACTTCTCAGCACGGCCTTATTTATCATAATATGATCATCAATAATGACCTTGAAATAGCTACACAATACGCTAATTCTAATCAATGGGCAGTCTCTTTTATAGAAGACACTATTAAAGAATTAAAGATTGACTGTGATTACTCAAAAGAAAATGCCTACATCTATACTTGTGATTCTAAATATCTACCAAAAATCAAAGATGAAGTAGAGGCTGCTAAAAGGGCTGGTATTGATGCTAGTTTTGAAGAGGAATCACTTCTTCCCCTCCCTATTTTAGGTGCTGTTAAATTTTCCAATCAAGGACAATTTCACCCTAGAAAATACCTACTTTTTCTTGCAGAGCATGTTCAAAAGGAAGGTGCCCTCATCTTTGAAGGGACGCAAATTGATGATATCGACAGAGGTAGCCCCTGTACTTTAAATACTAAAGGCGGAAACATTATTCGAGCAAATAAGGTAGTAGTCGCTTGCCACTATCCTTTTACGAATAATATTGGCTTTTATTTTACTAGAATGGTCCCTCAGCGATCTTATGTTCTTGGAGTAAAAATAAAAGAAGAACTTCCTACTGGCATGTACATTAGCGCTGAAAGTCCTACTAGATCTATTAGAAACCAAATCAGCAAAGAGGAAGCTTTGCTCTTAATTGGCGGCGATAGCCATCAAACGGCCCATGGTGAACAAGAAAAAGCTCACTATGTTAATCTATATGATTTTGTCAAAGATCTATATACTGTAGAGGGTATTCCCTATAGATGGTCTACTCAGGATTTGATGACACCTGATGATATTCCCTATATTGGAAAAATTACTAGCTATACAGACCATGTATACATTGCAACTGGCTTTAAGAAATGGGGTATGACTACATCTCATGTGGCTGCAAAAGTGATTTCAGATTTAATTGCAAATAATGAAAGTCAATGGGAGAATTTATATAAACCTTACCGAAATTTAAGCAGCAAATCCATACTCAAATTAGTAGTTGATAATATACAAGTAGCGAAGGACTTAATCAAAGGAAAATTAGAAGACGTAACAAAAGAACTACCTACGGAACCTGGTAAAGGACATACTGTAGAAATAGATGGTGAAAAAATAGGTGCCTATATGGATAAGGATGGAAAAATATATCTAGTTGATACAACTTGTACTCATTTAGGCTGTGAGTTAAAGTGGAATAGCGCTGAAAAAACATGGGACTGCCCCTGCCACGGCTCCCGCTTTGATTACAAGGGAAATATTTTAGACGGGCCGGCGCTGGATAAATTGGAGTGTAAATTGGAATAA
- a CDS encoding tocopherol cyclase family protein, which translates to MYRINRLFNPEIFQGQYKKKNYFEGWYFKLINGNQKSILSIIPGIAINKNGEKEAFIQAIDGIIGQSHYIPFDYDDFKYNSERFQVIIGDNYFSKDRMILNLENDNFICIGELHFLNPIPYPKTRFCPGIMGPFSFVPLMECYHGVVNISHNIQGQMVYQKKIVNFDNGYGYIEKDWGKSFPESWIWVQCNHFTKENVSFMFSIAKIPWFGSFFIGFISFLRIGDKHYTFATYTSCKIKHLNLKDHLISITLKNSKHELKVQVEISNNVGELMAPKVGSMDRKIEETINSKVSITLLDNKNNIIFKDTGHHGGTELSGPYKKLLVPNH; encoded by the coding sequence ATGTATCGAATTAATAGACTATTTAATCCAGAAATATTTCAAGGTCAGTACAAGAAAAAAAATTATTTTGAAGGTTGGTACTTTAAGCTTATTAACGGGAACCAAAAGTCGATCCTATCCATTATCCCTGGCATTGCTATTAATAAAAACGGTGAAAAAGAAGCTTTTATTCAAGCCATTGATGGCATAATAGGGCAGTCTCACTACATCCCTTTTGATTATGACGATTTTAAGTACAATAGTGAGAGATTCCAAGTTATTATTGGGGATAATTACTTTTCAAAAGATCGAATGATACTGAATTTAGAAAACGATAATTTCATCTGTATAGGAGAATTACATTTTCTCAATCCTATCCCCTACCCTAAAACCAGATTCTGCCCAGGCATAATGGGTCCCTTTTCCTTTGTTCCTCTTATGGAATGTTATCACGGGGTTGTAAATATTAGCCACAATATTCAGGGACAAATGGTATATCAGAAGAAGATAGTAAATTTTGATAATGGCTATGGTTATATTGAAAAAGATTGGGGCAAATCCTTTCCCGAATCTTGGATCTGGGTACAATGTAATCATTTTACAAAAGAAAATGTGTCTTTTATGTTTTCTATAGCAAAAATCCCATGGTTTGGCAGCTTCTTTATAGGCTTTATTAGCTTTCTCAGAATTGGGGACAAACACTATACTTTTGCAACTTATACAAGTTGCAAAATAAAACATCTTAATCTTAAGGATCATCTTATATCCATCACTTTGAAAAATAGCAAACATGAGCTCAAGGTTCAAGTAGAAATATCCAATAATGTGGGAGAACTGATGGCTCCAAAAGTTGGATCTATGGACCGAAAAATTGAAGAGACCATTAACTCTAAAGTCTCAATCACTTTGTTAGATAATAAAAACAACATCATTTTTAAGGATACAGGACACCATGGAGGAACCGAGCTATCTGGACCATATAAAAAGCTGTTAGTCCCTAATCATTAG
- the gdhA gene encoding NADP-specific glutamate dehydrogenase: MNSKQYVQSVYEQVEKRNSGEVEFLDAVKEVFNSLVPVFEKNRKFMEAGLLERIVEPERVIYFRVPWVDDNGKVQVNRGFRVQFNSALGPYKGGLRFHPSVNQSIIKFLGFEQTFKNSLTGLPMGGGKGGSDFDPKGKSDNEVMRFCQSFMAELQKHISADLDVPAGDIGVGAREIGYLFGYYNKIKNVREQGVLTGKGLSYGGSLGRTQATGYGLIYFAQEMLKHANESFKGKTVVVSGSGNVAIYAMEKAMELGAKVIACSDSNGYIVDENGIQLDLVKELKEVKRARIKEYVDAVPSAKYVEGCKDIWNEKCDIALPCATQGEINVEAANTLINNGVIAVCEGANMPCSLDAIEVFIKNNILFSPGKASNAGGVACSALEMSQNSMRYSWTVEEVNEKLQQIMVDIFKNAKKAAIEYGAENENLVVGANIAGFLKVAEAMMAHGIV; encoded by the coding sequence ATGAATAGCAAACAGTACGTACAATCTGTCTATGAGCAAGTGGAAAAAAGAAATTCAGGCGAAGTAGAATTTCTTGATGCAGTAAAAGAAGTTTTTAATTCTTTAGTTCCTGTTTTTGAAAAAAATCGGAAATTTATGGAAGCTGGATTACTAGAGAGAATTGTTGAGCCAGAAAGAGTTATTTATTTTCGAGTACCTTGGGTAGACGACAATGGTAAGGTGCAAGTAAATAGAGGCTTTAGAGTTCAATTTAATTCTGCTCTTGGACCATACAAAGGCGGTTTAAGATTTCACCCATCTGTAAATCAAAGCATTATTAAATTTTTAGGTTTCGAACAAACTTTCAAAAATTCTTTAACAGGTCTTCCAATGGGTGGCGGCAAAGGTGGTTCTGACTTTGATCCTAAGGGAAAATCCGATAATGAAGTAATGAGATTCTGCCAATCCTTTATGGCTGAATTACAAAAACATATCAGCGCAGATTTAGATGTTCCTGCTGGAGATATCGGCGTTGGCGCTAGAGAAATAGGCTACTTATTTGGATATTACAATAAAATCAAAAACGTTCGTGAACAAGGTGTTTTAACAGGTAAAGGTCTGAGCTACGGTGGTAGCCTTGGAAGAACTCAAGCTACAGGATACGGTTTAATTTACTTTGCACAAGAAATGTTAAAACATGCAAATGAAAGTTTTAAAGGAAAGACAGTAGTTGTATCTGGTTCTGGAAATGTAGCGATTTACGCTATGGAAAAAGCTATGGAATTAGGTGCTAAGGTCATCGCTTGTTCTGATTCTAATGGATATATTGTAGACGAAAATGGTATCCAATTAGATCTAGTAAAAGAATTAAAAGAAGTGAAAAGAGCTCGAATCAAAGAATATGTAGATGCAGTACCAAGTGCTAAATATGTAGAAGGTTGCAAAGATATATGGAATGAAAAATGCGACATTGCCTTACCTTGTGCAACACAAGGCGAAATCAATGTAGAAGCTGCAAATACTCTTATCAATAATGGCGTAATTGCAGTTTGCGAAGGAGCTAATATGCCTTGTTCACTTGATGCAATAGAAGTATTTATTAAAAACAATATCTTATTCTCACCAGGAAAAGCATCAAATGCTGGTGGCGTAGCTTGCTCAGCCCTTGAAATGTCACAAAACAGCATGCGCTACTCATGGACTGTTGAAGAGGTAAATGAAAAATTACAACAAATTATGGTAGATATTTTTAAAAATGCAAAAAAAGCGGCTATAGAATACGGTGCAGAAAACGAAAATCTAGTAGTAGGTGCTAATATAGCAGGTTTCTTAAAAGTAGCCGAAGCTATGATGGCTCACGGAATTGTTTGA
- a CDS encoding transporter substrate-binding domain-containing protein, which produces MVVGLAACGSTGNNETDDQSQDESDLAYVEGNGKLIIGYTDYAPMNYTDESGTFTGFDTELATLVSEKLGLEPQFVEINWDTKEVELNAKSIDCIWNGLTISDERKATMEVTQPYIKNAQVVVVKEGTEYEDTSSLIGKNIAAEQGSAGETTIQGDDNLKQASYIPKTLQTEALMEVKAGTADAAVLDLTLANTMTGEGTNYKDITIVDKLAEENYGVAFRKGSDISEEVNKIFDELVADGTMAKLAEKYGLDLAQ; this is translated from the coding sequence ATGGTTGTAGGGTTGGCTGCATGTGGTAGCACAGGAAATAATGAAACAGATGATCAGTCCCAGGATGAAAGTGATTTAGCTTATGTGGAAGGAAATGGTAAGCTTATCATCGGCTACACTGATTACGCTCCCATGAATTATACCGATGAAAGTGGTACTTTTACAGGCTTTGACACAGAGCTAGCTACTTTGGTTTCTGAAAAACTTGGCCTTGAACCTCAATTTGTTGAGATCAACTGGGATACCAAGGAAGTGGAACTGAATGCAAAGTCCATTGACTGCATCTGGAACGGCCTAACAATCAGCGACGAGCGTAAGGCAACGATGGAAGTTACCCAACCTTATATAAAAAATGCCCAAGTGGTTGTGGTAAAAGAAGGTACTGAATATGAAGACACTTCGTCCTTAATTGGCAAGAATATAGCTGCTGAGCAAGGTTCTGCCGGTGAAACCACCATTCAGGGAGATGACAACTTAAAGCAAGCAAGTTATATTCCTAAGACATTGCAGACTGAGGCCCTTATGGAAGTAAAAGCCGGGACTGCTGACGCTGCTGTCTTAGACTTAACACTGGCAAATACCATGACAGGCGAAGGTACCAACTATAAGGACATTACCATTGTAGATAAATTGGCAGAAGAGAATTATGGGGTTGCATTCCGCAAAGGTTCTGATATTAGTGAGGAAGTGAACAAGATTTTTGACGAACTTGTTGCAGACGGGACCATGGCTAAATTAGCTGAAAAGTATGGACTAGATCTAGCACAATAG
- a CDS encoding amino acid ABC transporter permease, with product MDQIYVIVGRLSDSFLLNCKIFIITLLFSLPLGLLIAFGSMSRFRPLRWLVRTFVWIIRGTPLMLQLIIIFYGPGLLDMSFTWPNGESGRFVAATVAFVINYACYLSEIYRGGIEGIPKGQYEAGEVLGMTKSQIFFKVTLLQVVKRILPPVGNEIITLVKDTSLARIIANKEIIMMAGEYSSKGLIWPLFATGIYFLVFVGALTILLDWLEKKLSYFR from the coding sequence ATGGATCAGATTTATGTAATTGTTGGTCGGCTATCAGATAGCTTTTTGCTTAATTGTAAGATATTTATAATAACCCTTTTGTTCTCACTACCCTTAGGCCTGTTAATTGCTTTTGGATCCATGAGCCGTTTTCGTCCCCTTCGTTGGCTTGTGCGAACATTTGTATGGATAATCCGTGGAACTCCATTGATGCTACAGCTTATCATAATTTTTTATGGACCGGGACTTTTGGACATGTCTTTTACATGGCCAAATGGTGAGTCTGGGCGTTTTGTAGCAGCAACTGTTGCCTTTGTTATCAACTATGCCTGTTATCTTTCAGAAATTTATCGAGGCGGTATTGAAGGAATACCTAAGGGCCAATACGAAGCTGGTGAGGTCTTGGGCATGACAAAGAGTCAGATATTTTTCAAGGTAACATTGCTTCAAGTGGTAAAGCGTATACTTCCTCCTGTGGGTAACGAGATTATTACCTTAGTGAAGGATACGTCCCTGGCCCGTATTATTGCCAATAAAGAGATCATTATGATGGCCGGAGAATACAGCAGTAAAGGACTTATTTGGCCTCTTTTTGCCACAGGGATTTACTTTCTTGTATTTGTGGGGGCATTAACCATACTACTTGATTGGCTAGAGAAGAAACTGAGCTATTTCCGTTGA
- a CDS encoding amino acid ABC transporter ATP-binding protein: MSILEVKNIEKRFESLQVLQKIDFSLEKGESIAIIGSSGSGKTTLLRCLNFLERPDNGSISVNNKVIFDAMDPVTQRDSEVRKKRLHFGLVFQNFNLFPQYTVLKNVTLAAELLAQERPSFKQEKKTILNEIQDRGKMLLSQVGLSDKLDYYPHMISGGQQQRVAIARALALNPDILCFDEPTSALDPELTGEVLKVIRNLADRNTTMIIVTHEMDFARDVADRVIFMDAGVIVEQGTPQEVFSNPKEERTKQFLCRYNKE, from the coding sequence ATGTCAATTTTAGAAGTAAAAAATATTGAAAAACGCTTTGAAAGCTTGCAAGTTTTGCAGAAGATTGATTTTTCCTTAGAAAAGGGAGAATCAATTGCAATTATAGGTTCTTCTGGAAGTGGAAAGACCACCTTGCTCAGGTGCCTTAACTTCCTAGAAAGGCCTGATAATGGAAGCATCTCTGTAAATAATAAGGTGATTTTTGACGCAATGGATCCTGTTACTCAAAGAGATAGTGAAGTGCGAAAAAAGCGATTACATTTTGGATTGGTTTTTCAAAACTTTAACCTATTTCCTCAATACACAGTCCTAAAAAATGTTACATTGGCAGCGGAACTGTTGGCTCAAGAGCGTCCAAGCTTTAAACAGGAGAAAAAAACGATCTTGAATGAGATTCAGGATCGGGGTAAAATGCTTTTATCCCAAGTTGGCCTGTCGGATAAGCTGGATTATTATCCACATATGATATCCGGTGGACAGCAACAGCGGGTGGCTATTGCTCGCGCCCTAGCGCTAAATCCAGACATTTTGTGTTTTGACGAACCTACCTCTGCCTTAGACCCGGAGCTCACAGGGGAAGTATTGAAGGTTATTAGGAATTTGGCAGACCGCAATACGACAATGATCATTGTGACCCATGAAATGGATTTTGCTCGGGATGTGGCAGACCGCGTTATCTTTATGGATGCTGGTGTAATTGTGGAACAGGGCACCCCTCAGGAAGTCTTTAGCAATCCTAAAGAAGAGAGAACGAAGCAGTTTCTATGCAGGTATAATAAAGAGTAA